The genomic interval TAGTTGATTTTCCAGCTACGTCCTGTGGACAGGTTGTGCAGACGCATTGCCAGGATCGCGAGGCAGATCAGCAGGATAACACCGATGAAACGATTCGGATTGGCACGCGTCCCAAACAGCATCGGCTTGAGTAGCAGTAGCAGCAGTGGCAGTAGCAAGTAGAAGTGCTCCTCGACCGCTAGCGTCCAGCTGTGAGGCCAAGGGATGCAATCTAAGTAGTTTTGCAGAAACAGCCCGTTGGGGATCGCGTTGGACGCCGTATCGCGGAACTGCGTCGCATTTGTCGTCAACCCATGGTGCAATAATTGCAAGGCGACGCAGCCGCCATACGCAGCAAAATATGACGGCCAGATCTTCATGCCGCGCCGGATCCAAAACCGTTTCAATCCAATGGTGCCGCTCTTTTCAAGCTCGCGAAACAGCAAAGCCCCGATCAAAAAGCCCGACAGGACAAAGAACAGGTCGACACCGATCCAACCGATTTGACGCACGAACAGGAACGCGGTGTCGGCAAATGAACTGGGGGCAATGCCGAGTTCCGGACTGTGCCGAAACAGCACCAGCAAAGCCGCAACTCCGCGAATGACGTCTAGGGTTTCCAGACGTTTTCCTGAGCTGAGAAGATCCAGTCGCGAGCGATCAAACATTACGGGCGATGATCCAGAACGTCCAATTGTGTTGGTCCGCATCGGCGAGCTCGATCACGCTGTCCAGTTCATCAATCGCCCGTAGTTTGTCAGGTACAGCATAGCGTCGCAGCACGCGTCGAATCACACTGTCTTCTTTGGCCCGAAATTGGTCATATCCCTCTATGTGGTTGTAGATTTCTCGCAGTCTCGCGACCACCGTTTGGACGTTGCTGCCGAATCGGGGCAGCAGGTGAGGATGGAGTTCGAGCAACAACACGGGACGGTCACGCCGCAGCACGTCGAATGCACCCTCGACCACTTCGGCCTCATAGCCATCGACATCAATCTTGATGAAGTCACACTTTTCCCGAACGACCTCCGAAAGTGGTTTCATGTCCACCGCTGCGATCCCCTGTCCCTCCGTTTGAATTCCGCTGTTGATTCCACCACGGACCTCAACGGTCGTTTCTCGTGAACCGACAGCGATCTCATAAAGGTCGACGTTTTTTAGAGTATTTCCAGAGATATTCGCTTTCAGCTCCGTAAGATTCTCTGGACTCGGCTCGATCGCGGTGATCCGCCCGGACCCACCAATCCGTTGTGCGAACATCAGGACGTGGTAGCCGATGTTTGCGCCAACATCTACGACGCTCATCCCAGGCTTGACGTGTTCATTGATGAGCGCCCGCTCGGTGATGTGCCGTTCGCCCATCAGATACAGCAACTGTTGCGATAAGCTCCGTGACAAATCCAAATGCATCCGGTAGCCAAACAGATTCCGTGTGGTGAGGCAAGGAGACGGTAGGTTGCGGAAGACCTTTTGAGCGACACTCACTTCAGCAACCCGGAACAGGTGATTGAAGAGTCGTCCGATGGTCCATCGAATCCGGTGGTTTGACCAATTCAACGTCGATTCTGCGACTGTGACGTCTTTTGTTTTCGCATCACGTGTTTTCACATCACTCATTCGAATCTCGATGAAGGGGACCGGCGTGGGATTGGCGAAGCGTTTGCGTTCACCGTTTTTTTGCCAAGAGCTCTCGGAAGAATCCTTCCAATTCAGCACCGCAGACTCGCCATGTCTTGGCGTGAGCGTAGTTCGCGGCTGCTGCCGCCATCCGCGGTGCCTGTTCGTCAGAAACGACATCCAGAATAGCCGAGACAAAAGCATCGACATCGCCGACAGGGCATACGCGACCGTTGACAAAGTCTTTGATGTAGTCGTGAGTGCCGCTGTCATCGGAGGCCACGACGCACATGCCGCGGGCCATTGCTTCGAGCGCGCTCTTGGCTGCGCCCTCGCACAACGTGGGAAACAAGAAAATGCCGTGCTCGTCAAAAATATCAAGCAGTTCTTCCTGGCTGGTCCAGGGAACCCAGCGAATCCGAGATCGATGCTCGCTGGAGATCAGGCGTCTTGCTTGATCACATCCATCGGGCGAGGTCACCCACGTCATCGATAGCTTGGACGTTCGCGCGAATAGGTGATTTAGGATTTGAGCAGTAACGTGAGGACCCTTGAAAAAGGAAAATTGCCCCACATGCAAGATCTTGTTTCGTCTCTGGTCCGAAAACGGTAGGACGGAGCGAGACAAGATGGAGTCGCTAACTCCGTGATGAATGGTCCGAATCGGGATGGCGTCCTTAGGGTAGGTATCCTTCAAAAAAAGTCGATCCATCTCACACGGTACAACAATCCCGTCCATGTAACGAACGATATCATTCCATTGCTTTGTCAGCAGGGACTGCAGTGGTTTGGAGAATAGGTTTCTTGGGAATCGATTCTGTGGCACGCCGAGTGCTTTATGCCACTTCGGTAACGCAGCATCGGCACGCAACTCCAAGCCGTGACTGCGGTTGACGATCACGCCTGGGAAACCCTGTCGTTTGAGTTGCCGGCCGACCAAGTACCCTTGAGGTTGGCTCACCATGACCACGTCGTACTCGTGACATGCGACCGCTTTGCTGACCTCTCGCCAGTAGTTGCGGGGCTGTTCCAACAGCGAGTGCAGATTGCCGTGTGAGATTCGGCGGGGCCCCAAGTCGTCTGCCCAGATGGAGTCGACGGTGTGCCCGAGACATCGAAAAGCAGAGTTGGTGTGGTAGACTGTACCGGCTGCTCCACTATTGGGATCGGGGGGGACATTGGCGACTGTCAGAATCCGAAGTGGTTGTCGCGGTACGTCACTCCAGCCGTCGTTGATTTCGCCTTGAGTGGGCATTACGCGTCTTGCCCCTGACCACCGCGGGCACAGGCATCTCGTTCAGCATTCGCGCCCGAGAAAACAAAGAGCGAAGACTGTGCGAGCCGGGCCCACGCTCTCCAGTGATGCGGCCGATGCCGAATGACTTGCCAAAGGTAGGCTCGCCCGCGGGCATCTCGATTCTTGATCAACTGCGAGCCAATCATATAGTTCGTGTTGCTCTGATTGAGGACTCGGGACCGTTGCTGAGACCGAGTCGGCTCGCTGTGCCGACGCTCATCTCGCTCCTGTCGTAGGTCGGCCGACAACTTTGCTGCTTTCGCCAGTATCGGAGTTTCGTCTTCGCCCGAGATCCGAGCCTGATGGCACTCACGTCCAAATACGCCGAAGCGTTGTTGGACTTGTCGCCCCGAACCGGTGATCCCCACAGAGTCAATCTGCACTTGGTAAAGCACCTCGGGAACGTATCCGATTTTGGAAACCTCAGCCAAGCGAAGCCATAGATCGGCGTCTTGACCACAGTAGAACTGGTGACGGTATTCGCCCACCTTTTCGTAGATGGGTTTGCGGAACATGACTGTCCCATGGGCAGGCGGCCCGATTCGATCGTGGAGCAATTGTTTTGTTGCTTCGTCCGGATCGGTCGGTCGGCTGGTCTGGCTGAGAAACTCGCCCTGGGGTCCGACGTACTCCGCGAAGCAGGAGACGAATCCGAGCGAAGCGTCTTGATCCAAAAGAGCGATTTGAGATTCGAGGCGTCGCGGTCGGGAGACGTCATCGGCGTCCTGTCTCGCGATGACATCGGTTTTGGCAACGGAACACCCTGCGATTAATGCTTTGGTCAGTCCCGTGTTGGCCTGATGAATCACACGGATGCGTGAATCGCGATCCGCGTATGCATCCAGTATCTCGCCGGTTGCATCGGTGGAGCCATCGTTGACCACGATCAGCTCCCATCGGCTAAACGTTTGGTTCAAGATGCTGTCCACGGCTCGAGAGACG from Stieleria varia carries:
- a CDS encoding acyltransferase family protein, with amino-acid sequence MFDRSRLDLLSSGKRLETLDVIRGVAALLVLFRHSPELGIAPSSFADTAFLFVRQIGWIGVDLFFVLSGFLIGALLFRELEKSGTIGLKRFWIRRGMKIWPSYFAAYGGCVALQLLHHGLTTNATQFRDTASNAIPNGLFLQNYLDCIPWPHSWTLAVEEHFYLLLPLLLLLLKPMLFGTRANPNRFIGVILLICLAILAMRLHNLSTGRSWKINYYRSHLRMDSLLFGVLSSWAWLRGWFQGPTRWLPWTSVFLVAAGVLFVWRYPLESGGPTSSIGFSLLFVASASLVLLAALNPQLGNGCSVWIRAPFHMVSAIGVYSYTIYLAHSIIFFVPGVASAQTQMNQALDSAGFADSWIQWLNRLLFFAASIGLGLLLSHTIERPFLRLRSWVMPSCKLVPPPHWDDMNPAIEN
- a CDS encoding FkbM family methyltransferase, coding for MSDVKTRDAKTKDVTVAESTLNWSNHRIRWTIGRLFNHLFRVAEVSVAQKVFRNLPSPCLTTRNLFGYRMHLDLSRSLSQQLLYLMGERHITERALINEHVKPGMSVVDVGANIGYHVLMFAQRIGGSGRITAIEPSPENLTELKANISGNTLKNVDLYEIAVGSRETTVEVRGGINSGIQTEGQGIAAVDMKPLSEVVREKCDFIKIDVDGYEAEVVEGAFDVLRRDRPVLLLELHPHLLPRFGSNVQTVVARLREIYNHIEGYDQFRAKEDSVIRRVLRRYAVPDKLRAIDELDSVIELADADQHNWTFWIIARNV
- a CDS encoding glycosyltransferase family 4 protein, which gives rise to MPTQGEINDGWSDVPRQPLRILTVANVPPDPNSGAAGTVYHTNSAFRCLGHTVDSIWADDLGPRRISHGNLHSLLEQPRNYWREVSKAVACHEYDVVMVSQPQGYLVGRQLKRQGFPGVIVNRSHGLELRADAALPKWHKALGVPQNRFPRNLFSKPLQSLLTKQWNDIVRYMDGIVVPCEMDRLFLKDTYPKDAIPIRTIHHGVSDSILSRSVLPFSDQRRNKILHVGQFSFFKGPHVTAQILNHLFARTSKLSMTWVTSPDGCDQARRLISSEHRSRIRWVPWTSQEELLDIFDEHGIFLFPTLCEGAAKSALEAMARGMCVVASDDSGTHDYIKDFVNGRVCPVGDVDAFVSAILDVVSDEQAPRMAAAAANYAHAKTWRVCGAELEGFFRELLAKKR
- a CDS encoding glycosyltransferase family 2 protein, encoding MDREPLDQTSQSQPRVSVVMSCYNNESCVSRAVDSILNQTFSRWELIVVNDGSTDATGEILDAYADRDSRIRVIHQANTGLTKALIAGCSVAKTDVIARQDADDVSRPRRLESQIALLDQDASLGFVSCFAEYVGPQGEFLSQTSRPTDPDEATKQLLHDRIGPPAHGTVMFRKPIYEKVGEYRHQFYCGQDADLWLRLAEVSKIGYVPEVLYQVQIDSVGITGSGRQVQQRFGVFGRECHQARISGEDETPILAKAAKLSADLRQERDERRHSEPTRSQQRSRVLNQSNTNYMIGSQLIKNRDARGRAYLWQVIRHRPHHWRAWARLAQSSLFVFSGANAERDACARGGQGQDA